In the genome of Chryseobacterium sp. 52, the window CGGCAAAAGATAAGAAAGAGATTACAAAGGCGGTTGAAAACTATCCTACCACGGAATTTTATAATGCATCAAGCCTGATCCAGAATCTGGGAATCGGTGAAGCATTTATAACAGCTCTTGATGAAAAAGGGATTCCTACACCATTGGTTCACACCTATCTGATTTCTCCGGAATCCAGAATGGACGTTCTGAATGATGCGGAAATATCAGAATTAACAGGAAAATCTGCTTTGGTAGCAAAATATGAAGAACCCGTTGATAAGGAATCCGCTTATGAAATACTGACGGGAAGGATGGAGCAGGCTGCTCAAAATCCGGCAGCGACCCAAAAATCAAGACCGGTGAAAGAAGAACCCGGAATGTTTGAACAGGTGCTTCAGAGCAAAGCCGGAAGAACTTTTACCAGTACATTGATGCGCGAAGGAGCAAAAGCGATTCTGGGAATGTTTGGATTGGGGGGAAGAAAAAGATAAGATTTTAAAATTTATTCTATAAAAATAATCCTGCTATGAAAAGAGTATCAGCTTTTTATTGTATTGGACTGGCCGTTTTGAACCTCATTATGGACACGATCCATACACGTTTTACTTTTTTTGACATATTTTTTGTTATTTTAGCAGGACTGCCTTTACTGGTGGATAAAAAATGGCTGTATCAGTTATTTGGCGGAATAATTTCTATCATTAGTCTGTATGTGCTTTTTGCAGTATTTGCATCACATATCAAAAATGGTCAGCAGGAACAATTGCAGCCGCTATGGACATATGGCATGGGTTATGTACTAAGTATCATAACATTATGTTTCGGGGTGATGATGACAGGAATTATTAATATTAATTATAAAAAAATAGCAGTATAACTACAATTCAATGTATTCGATTATAGATATAGAAAGTAATGGTGCAGGTTATAGAAATGAATGCATTATAGATATAGCCATCTACAGGTATGATGGCCAGAAAATTACCGACCAGTTTATATCTCTCGTAAATCCTGAAAGCGATATTACTCCTTTTGTGCAGAAACTGACAAGTATAACGCCCAAAATGGTAAAAACAGCTCCGAAATTTCATGAAATAGCAAAAAGAGTCATTGAAATTACTCAAAATACCACGCTTGTGGGGCATAATATTGATTTTGATTACAGAATGCTTCGTCAGTCTTTCAAAAGACTCGGCTATGACTTTCAGACCAGTACTTTAGATACTATTCCTTTAGCAAAAAAAATGATTCCGGATGAGGTAAGTTACTCATTAGGAAAACTGGTAAAATCCTTGGGGATTCCTTTGACAAACCATCACAGAGCTGAAGGTGATGCAAGGGCTACATTGGAGCTTTTCAAGCTTTTGATTTCAAAAGATACTGAAAATGAGATTATTCAGAATCAGCATGACGAAACCAATGCAAAGACCTATATCAATAAGATCAAAGTTCTGACTCAGGATCTGCCGAATGAAAAAGGGTTTGTCTACTTCCAGAACGAAGCAGGGAAAATTATTTTATCAGATTACGTTCAGGATATCAATAAGTTTTCAAAGAAAGTCTTCAATTCCAAGTCTAAAAAGTGGGAACAGCTTCAGAAAGATGTAGAGCAGATCAATTACGAGCTTACAGGGACAGATATTATCGCAAAGCTGATTCTTAATTCCAAAAATATTAAGAAAAGGGAAACGTATCCGTTTGGGCTCTACTTTAGAAATAATAAATACATTGTTGAAAAGAATCAGCTGAACAAGACGGAAAAACCAATTCTGAAATTCAGATCCTTTACCCAGGGAACAAAAGCGGTTCAGTTTATCGGCCTGCAGGAAGAGTTTAATGATGTTAATGTTTTCAATAAAAAAATAGATTTCAAAAAAAGGAATGAACTCTGGCTCGGGCAGGGAAGAAAACTGGGCGAAAAAATGTTCCTGATCATTGAAAACGGGAAAGTTATTTCTTACGGTTTTTATGAGCTGTTTACGCAGATTCAGACGCTGAGTAAGCTTGCCAAACTGAAAATTGACCTCCCATTATCTTCTGCCGATCTGAATAATGATCTGCAGCTGGCACTCCTTCGTGGTGATTTTGAGACATTACCGTTGCCAAAATAATAGAGAAATTCAGACGGTATAAGTTGTATTAAAAGAAGACGCTTTTCAAATCAGTTTTCTTAAAATAAAAAATAAATAGTATTTTTGTAAAAAATAAATAGAAGCAATGCAAAATTTTAAACATATTAAAACTGGAAAAAAGGGAACTGTAAAGTTCTCTAAGGTTTGGAATATCTAAAAGAGTTGTCTTGCATAAAAATAATTAATGTGGCAGACTCTTTATCTAAGAATCTGCCTTTTTTTATGTTAAAATGAAATTATGAATTCAAAAGAATTATTAAAGATCGCCAATGAGTTTGGCACCCCGGTGTACGTTTACGATGCTGAATCCATCAAAGTTCAATACGAGAAACTTACATCTTCTTTTTTAAAACACACAAAGTTTTTCTATGCTGCGAAGGCATTGACAAACATCAATATTTTGAAGTATGTCAAGAACTTGGGTGCTTCTTTGGATTGTGTATCTATTAATGAAGTGAAACTTGGACTAAAAGCAGGATTTCCAAAAGAAAAAATCTTGTTTACTCCAAATTGTGTTGACCTGGCTGAAATAGAGGAAGCAATGACTTTCGGAGTTCATATTAACATAGATAACATTTCTATTCTTGAGCAATTCGGGAATAAATACGGAAATACATACCCCATTTTAGTAAGAATCAACCCGCATATTTTTGCCGGTGGAAACTATAAAATATCAACAGGACATATCGACAGTAAATTCGGGATTTCTATTCATCAGGTACGTCATATTGAAAGAGTGATGAAAAGTACCAACCTTAATGTGGAAGGTCTTCACATGCATACAGGAAGCGAAATTAAAGATCCTGATGTTTTCCTTCAGGCTTTGGATATTATGCTGGAGCTTTCCGAGCATTTCCCTAATCTTAAATATCTGGATATGGGAAGCGGCTTCAAAATCCCTTACCAGGACAGTGAAGAAGAAACAGACGTGAAAACGTTAGGCAAGAAAGTAGAAAAAGTATTGTCGGAGTTTACAAAATCTACAGGAAGAAAGTTCGAATTATGGTTTGAACCTGGAAAATTCCTAGTAGGAAAAAGCGGCTATCTTTTAGTGAAAGCTAATGTAATTAAACAGACTACTGCGACTGTTTTTGTAGGAGTGAATTCAGGATTCAATCACCTGATCCGTCCTATGTTCTACGATTCTTATCACCTGATCGAAAACCTTTCTAACCCAAAAGGAGCAGAAAGAATCTACACGGTAGTAGGAAACATCTGTGAAACTGATACTTTCGCCTGGGACAGAAAACTTAATGAAGTAAGAGAAGGCGATATCCTGGCTTTCCATAATGCAGGAGCTTACGGTTTTGAAATGAGTTCAAACTTCAATTCAAGATTAAAGCCTGCTGAAGTATTATTCTTAGACGGAAAAGCACACCTGATCCGTAAAAGAGATGAATTTGACGACCTCTTAAGAAATCAGATAGAAGTGATTTAAGATCACCTATCAATTATATAAACTCCGCAGAATACTGCGGAGTTTTTTTGTTTGAAGAAAAGTTCAAATGTTGTATAGATTTTAAGTAAGAGAGGTTGTGTTAGGTTTTCTTTTCAATGATTACGCCTCAAATATGTTGAAATTTTAATACTCCGCAGGCATGAAAATTACAATTTATTAGCTAAATTTGAGAGAGAGAAGGATTTTTTAAACATTAAAAATTCGTTTCAATTCACTTCATTTCAATATTCCACTACGAATATAAACACCAAAAAATATTAATTATGGCTAAAAACATAGCAGAGCAGATTGTTGAAATGCTCGAAGGTGCCAATGTGAAAAGAATCTATGCAGTAACAGGCGACAGCCTCAATCATCTTAACATTGCCGTTAAAAAAAGCAGCATTGAATGGATTCATGTAAGGCATGAAGAAGTGGGTGCCTATGCAGCAGCAGCTGAAGCTGAACTTGACGGTTTTGCCGTATGTGCAGGAAGCTGTGGTCCGGGGCACGTTCATCTCATCAACGGGGTGTATGAAGCACACAAATCTCACGTTCCCATGCTTGTCATTGCATCTACAATTCCCAGCGATGAAATGGGAATGGACTATTTTCAGGAGACCAACACCATAAAGCTGTTTGATGACTGCAGCCACTACAATCAGATGATCACAAGGCCAGAACAGGTTCAGAGAACACTGCAGACGGCTATTCAGCATGCTATTTCCAAAAAAGGAGTGTCTGTAATCGGGCTTCCGGGAGATGTGTCAGAGCTGGATGCAGAAGAAGGATCCACTTCTGCTCAGATATTCAGAACCCATCCTGTGATCCGGCCTTCTGATGAGGAATTAAAAGTTCTTGCAACACTTATTAATCAAAGTAAAAAAGTAACACTATACTGCGGAATCGGAGCAGGAGCAGCCAGCGCAGAGGTAATAGAGCTGTCAAAATTTTTAAAAGCTCCTGTTGGGTATTCATTCCGGGGGAAAATGGCAATCCAGCCCAATAACCCCAATGAAGTGGGACTGACAGGGCTGCTCGGATTTCCATCTGCTTATCACGCGATGCACGAGGCAGATCTTGTAATCCTCTTGGGAACAGATTTCCCGTACCAAAAATTCATGCCCGTAAAAAATAAAATTGTTCAGATCGACGAAAGCCCCGAAAGACTGGGAAGAAGAGCGAAACTGGAATTGGGACTGGCTGGAGATGTAAAAGAGACGATTAAAGCCTTGCTTCCGCTGCTTGAAGAAAAAACGGATATTCATTTCCTCAACGAGCAATTGGCATTTTATGAAAAAGTAAAAGAAAACCAACTTTCTTATGTGAAAGACTTTGGAAAAGAAGACGCCATTCAGCCTGAATATGTTGCCCATACCTTGGATCAATTAGCGAAAAAAGATGCTATTTTCACCGTAGATACAGGAATGTGTTGCGTATGGGGAGCCAGATTTATTACAGGAACCGGCGAAAGAAAAATGCTGGGTTCATTCAATCACGGATCGATGGCCAATGCTATGCCGATGGCTATAGGAGCATCACTGGCTCATCCCGGCAGAGAAGTTATTGCCATGTGTGGAGATGGCGGACTGTCTATGCTTTTAGGAGATATGGCGACCATTTTTCAATATAAACTTCCGGTGAAACTGATTGTTTTCAATAACAGAACCCTCGGAATGGTAAAACTGGAAATGGAAGTAGGAGGAATGCCGGATAACGAAACCGATATGATCAATCCGGATTTTGCGATGGTAGCACAGGCGATGGGCTATCCCGGGAAAAACGTTCACAAACCGGAAGAAGTAGAAGACGCGATTAAAGAATGTCTGGCATATAACGGCCCTTATCTCCTCAATATTTTTACGAACCCGAATGCATTGGCCCTTCCTCCCAAAATAGACTTCGGTCAGGTAATGGGAATGACAAAATCTATGGCTCAGCTGATGCTGGGCGGTAAGATGGAAGAAGTGCTGGAAACGGTAAAAACCAATTATAAACATATTAAAGGCCTTCTGTAATGAGTGCTTCTTTAAAAAGATTTTATATCATCGCATGGGTCTTCGGGCTGGTATTTTATTTCCTGGATTATGTAGTCCGCTCGGCACCCGCAGTAATGATTCCGGAGCTTGTCAGTAATTTCAGTACGACGGAACTGAAACTTGTCAGCCTGATCGGAACGTATTACTACACCTATTCCACCTGTAGCCTGATTGCCGGGATCGCTTTGGATAAATTCGGTGGTAAAAAATCACTCTTTGCCGGAGCTTTAATTCTGGGAGTCGGGTGTCTGCTGTTTCTGGCATCTTCATATACAGGAGGTGTAGCAGGAAGGCTGCTGCAGGGAGCGGGCTGTGCGTTTGCATTTCCTGGTTGTGTCTATCTGGCAAGCAAAGGATTTTCTTCAAAATCTTTAGCTACGGCAGTCGGGTTTACACAGTGTATCGGAATGTTGGGCGGAACGGCTGGGCAGTTTGTAGTCGGACCCTGGGTGGAAGAAGGGATCAATATAGATACTTTCTGGCTCTGGTCAGGGATTATTACTGTTATTACTGCATTCTGCCTGTTTTTTGTGATTCCCGGTGAAAAACAAGCTGAGGTGTCATCCGGAGAAGATGTTAAAAAAGTAGGATATTTAGAACCTTACAGGATTGTTTTTAAAAATCCACAATCCTGGTTGTGTGGTCTGATCTCTGGGCTTTTGTTTGCACCAACTACCATATTTGCAATGACCTGGGGAGTTGCATTCTTTGAAAAAGACAAAGGATTTGTATTTCATGATGCTGCTATAACGAGTGCTATGGTAGCTTTCGGCTGGGTATTCGGATGTCCGGTTTTAGGCTTTATCACAGATAAAATCGGAAGAAGAAAACCTGTTTTGATGGGAGGGGCAATTCTAATGATTTTAAGTTTCCTGCAGCTGGTGTATCTTCCGGAGCTCTATCCGGCGAAGATCAGCATGTTTATTTTCGGGCTTGGTTCCGGAGCTGCGATGATCCCTTATTCTATCATTAAAGAAGCCAATCCTGATTATGTAAAAGGAAGCGCAACAGGAGCAATCAATTTTATCACCTTTGGAGTGACGACATTGGTAAGCCCGATATTCAGCAGATGGTTCGGGAAAAGTTTAGAAGCTTCTTCAGGAGAGATGCATTTTCAATATTCAATATTATTCTGGATAGCAGGAATTGTTCTGGCGGTTTTGATTTCTCTGATGTTAAAAGAAACGGGAAGCAAAGCACAGATACAACCTTTAAATACCTAAATTACTTACAATATCATAGTAAAAACTTCAGGCAAAAGCTTGAAGTTTTTCTTTTTAACAAAGCATTTAAATAATTAACTTTGTTAAAGTAATTTTAATCATTAATGAACCTGGTCTATGAAAGCTTTTACATTATTTATAGCACTCCTTATAGCAAATTTCACTTTTGCACAGCAGGACGTTGAAGACAGAGACGATAATCCGATTACGGAGAATAATAAAAACCTGTTAAAAATAGACATCAAAGAACCCCTTTTGCAGATTGCGGTGAAGAACTGTACTGATTTTAAGCCTGCAGCATTTGAAGGAGGTGTCACCGTTTATAAGGAAACCCTGAAAAAATTTATGTATGATTATCTCAACTCAGATTTTTATGTGCTGAACGGAAATTTTACATTTACACTGACCATCGATAAAAGCGGAAAAGTAACGAATATCGAGGGAACTCCGAAAGTGGCCAACAGTGCCTACTTTTTTGATGATATGAAATATGTAGTGAGACGTATTAAAAAGATCTGGACTCCTGCTTCGTGCAACGGTCAGCCTGTGACTTCACAGATCAAACTTAAAATGAATCTCTCTTCAATAACCACTGATTTGTAATTTTTTTGATGAAAAAATATCTTTTATTATTACCCTTATTGCTGATTAGCATCAAAGGACTCTCTCAAAATACAGGACCAACTGAAGTCGCATCCTATACTCAGAAAGCAGAATTTCCTGGTGGAGATGATGCTTTCCGGAAGCAGTTCATGGATATGCTGTATGCCTATGTAGATACCCAGAGTTATGCCATCAACGGTAAAGTAACTTTTATAATCAATATAGCTCCGGATGGTAAAATGAATCGTCTGGACATGGTTCCGAAGATCAAAAACAGCGAAATGTTTATTGATGATGTAAAATATGCTATGAAAAAGATCAAAGGAAAATGGAAGCCGGCTATGAAAGATACAGCTCCGGTAGATTCGAAAATAATTGTTAAGGTTAATTTCAGCACAAATGGGTATGATCATGATTAGAATACTGTTTTTTTTCTTGCTGATATTTTCATGTCAGGTATCCTACGCGCAAATGAATGTTTTAGATGCTTATCCCAATAATCAATTCTTTTATGAATGAGGAGCAGTTGGTTTTTATAAAGAAGCGCACGAATATCTTGTAAGCAGTCAACTCAAAGAATGTGATGAAAAAGAAATTTATCAGCCAAGAATTATTGTCACGAAAGACAATGGGATCAAGTTGATAAAAGATAATGATACAGCAAATATTGCCAAGAATAAATGTGCTTATGATCTGTCAATACAAATTATTAAAAATCTTAAGCATTGGAAGGCTGCAGAAGCAAAAGGTATGAAGATCGGGGCCATTACAGAATTTGTATTTTATCCTAAAGATCTTATGAGCAATTACAAAAAGGGCTATGATGCAGATGCTTTTATTTTGTCTGCACAATATCCTGATGGATTAAAAAAATTCAAAACTGATTTTCATGACAATTTTATGTCGCTTTTCACAGATTATCATATCAATGGGGAAATTAATTTAGAATTTTATGTAAACGAAGAAGGACATATTACCAACCCAAGAATGTATCCGGAAGTAGACAATAAAAATTTTAACATTAGTTTTATGAGAACACTTTCAAGATTGAAAAAAACATGGAAACCGGCTCTTTATTCAAATATTCCGATTAAACAGAAGATTATATTTCCCATAAAATTTTCCGTCGAATTCAGTGAAAGATAGTCCTGACATTCTGTCACAATATTTTGTATCTTTGCAGACTAATCTGTTTAGGAGTAAAATTCATGTACCAACACTGAGCTTTTAATCTTAAGCATTGAACTTTAAATTGATTACAGTGCAGGAAAAATATATAGACGAAACAAAACAGGGAGAAGCTTTTGCCATCGCTGAAAAGCCTGAAAATTCTAAAAAGCTCTTTTTAGAAAGCTATGGCTGTCAGATGAACTTCTCTGATTCTGAAATTGTTGCATCTATTCTTAATGAGCAGGGGTACAATACCACGCTGAAAGTAGAAGAAGCAGATCTGATCCTTTTAAATACATGCTCCATCCGTGAAAAGGCAGAACAAACCGTAAGAATGCGTCTTGCCCAATTCAAAAATCTGAAGAAAGAAAGACCAAGTATGACGGTTGGTGTTCTGGGGTGTATGGCAGAGAGATTGAAAACCAAGTTTTTAGAAGAAGAACAATTGGTAGATCTTGTAGTAGGCCCTGATGCTTACAGAGACCTTCCCAACCTTCTGAAAGAAACGGAAGACGGAAGAGATGCCATCAATGTGATCCTTTCAAAAGAAGAAACCTATGCAGATATCAATCCGGTACGTTTGGGAGGCAATGGCGTTACCGCTTTTGTAACCATTACCAGAGGATGTGATAATATGTGTACATTCTGTGTCGTTCCGTTTACCAGAGGACGGGAGAGAAGCCGTGATCCGCACTCTATTATTGAAGAATGTAAAAACCTGTTAGAAAACGGGTATAAGGAAATTACGCTTTTAGGACAGAATGTAGACTCCTACTTATGGTATGGAGGAGGTCCCAAAAAAGATTTTGCCAAAGCGTCAGAAATGCAGAAGGCAACCGCCGTTGATTTTGCGCAATTGCTTGATTCCGTGGCTAAAGCTGTTCCTGAAATGAGAATCAGATTCTCTACTTCAAATCCTCAGGATATGAGCCTCGACGTATTCAGAATGATCGCAAAACACGATAATATCTGTAAATATGTTCACCTTCCTGTACAGAGTGGCAGCAATAATATGCTTCTTGCGATGAACAGACAGCATACCCGTGAAGAATATTTAGATTTAATTAAAAAAGCAAAGGAGATTGTTCCGGACATTTCCTTTTCTCAAGATATGATCATCGGTTTCTGTGATGAAACTGAAGAAGATCACCAGGATACATTAAGCCTGATGAAAGAAGTGGAATATGACTACGGTTATATGTTTGCCTATTCAGAAAGACCGGGAACACCTGCACATAAAAAAATGGAAGACAATATTCCATTTGAAGTGAAGCAGAAACGTCTGAACGAAGTGATTGAACTTCAGCGCGAATTGTCCAGAAAAAGAATGGAAACCTATGTGGGAAGAATCCATCAGATCCTGATTGAAGGAACCTCCAGAAAGAATCAAAACCAGTGGAAAGGAAGAAATTCCCAAAATGCGGTTTGTGTATTTGATGTACTTGAAGGGCAGAAAATTGGTGACATTGTGAACGTTTTTGTCTATGACAATACTCAGGGCACACTTTTAGGGAGAACAGCAGAATAATTGAAGATCTTGATAAAAGCAGTCTGTTTTCTCGCGTTATTTTCTTTTGGGCTGATATCATGTCAGACAGAAAAAAGTAGGAGTCAATATCCTGTAACGGTTGGAGATATAGAATTTGATGAAAAGCTGGACGATCCTGCTTTTAAAAAATGTACTCCGGAAAAGCTGATTAGTGTCCAGTATTATCAGGGATCAAAAGAGTTCGGCTATAAAGGTGAGAAATGGGCTATTATAGAAAAACTTGAAAAAGAAAAAATATCTTCCGAAACTAAAAAGAACGGATATATTACCGTAAGATTTTTAGTAAATTGTGAAGGAAAAACAGGACTGTTCAGAGTTCAGCAGATGAATGCAGATCTTACGGTGACGGTTTTGGATAAAGAATTAGGAGATCGGTTGCTGCGGTTTACAAAATCGCTGGACGGCTGGATTCCAAAAGAGATAAAAGGTTTTAAAGTAGGCTATTATCAGTATTTAACCTATAAAATTGAAAATGGAAAAGTTTCAGAGGTATTACCTTAGCTTTTTGTTGCTTATCGTTTACACCAATACTATTGCGCAGGTCAACTGTAATGCAGTAGAGGGTGAGAACTGCAAAAAAGCTTGTGAGTTATACAACTGGGCTTCGGACCGACAGGGCAACTGGGAATCTCAGGAAGCTTTTGATAAAGCCATTGGCCTGTGCCCCGATTTCTCCAATGCGTATATGGAAAAAGCCGTTCCATATCTTAAAAACGGAGATTTTGTAACCTGGAAAATACTTATTGATAAAGCGGTTGCCGTAGATCCTAAAATGCATTTAGGATACAGAGGCTGGTGCAAATTCCAGTTTCTGCGAGATTACACCGGTGCTGTTCAGGACTTAGAAGAATTAAAAAAATACTATCCTGAGGATCTGGGAAGATCTTTAAACGGAGACTATCATTTGGATGTGGTGAAAGCCATGTCTTATAGTGCTTTAGGGCAGAAAGAAAAAGCGGTAGGGATTATTGAAAGACTTCTCGTATCAAGAGGTTATTTTAAGGGAATGTATGACCATTACCAGCTGGGAGTAACCTATTTTGAGCTCGGCAGATACGACAAAGCTTCTGAGAATTTTGAAAAGCAGAGCAAAGAATATGACTTTGCTGAGAACATCTATTTTAAAAGTAAAGTTTCTAAGATCAGAAACAAAGATTATTTG includes:
- a CDS encoding PolC-type DNA polymerase III: MYSIIDIESNGAGYRNECIIDIAIYRYDGQKITDQFISLVNPESDITPFVQKLTSITPKMVKTAPKFHEIAKRVIEITQNTTLVGHNIDFDYRMLRQSFKRLGYDFQTSTLDTIPLAKKMIPDEVSYSLGKLVKSLGIPLTNHHRAEGDARATLELFKLLISKDTENEIIQNQHDETNAKTYINKIKVLTQDLPNEKGFVYFQNEAGKIILSDYVQDINKFSKKVFNSKSKKWEQLQKDVEQINYELTGTDIIAKLILNSKNIKKRETYPFGLYFRNNKYIVEKNQLNKTEKPILKFRSFTQGTKAVQFIGLQEEFNDVNVFNKKIDFKKRNELWLGQGRKLGEKMFLIIENGKVISYGFYELFTQIQTLSKLAKLKIDLPLSSADLNNDLQLALLRGDFETLPLPK
- the lysA gene encoding diaminopimelate decarboxylase, whose protein sequence is MNSKELLKIANEFGTPVYVYDAESIKVQYEKLTSSFLKHTKFFYAAKALTNINILKYVKNLGASLDCVSINEVKLGLKAGFPKEKILFTPNCVDLAEIEEAMTFGVHINIDNISILEQFGNKYGNTYPILVRINPHIFAGGNYKISTGHIDSKFGISIHQVRHIERVMKSTNLNVEGLHMHTGSEIKDPDVFLQALDIMLELSEHFPNLKYLDMGSGFKIPYQDSEEETDVKTLGKKVEKVLSEFTKSTGRKFELWFEPGKFLVGKSGYLLVKANVIKQTTATVFVGVNSGFNHLIRPMFYDSYHLIENLSNPKGAERIYTVVGNICETDTFAWDRKLNEVREGDILAFHNAGAYGFEMSSNFNSRLKPAEVLFLDGKAHLIRKRDEFDDLLRNQIEVI
- a CDS encoding thiamine pyrophosphate-dependent enzyme, which encodes MAKNIAEQIVEMLEGANVKRIYAVTGDSLNHLNIAVKKSSIEWIHVRHEEVGAYAAAAEAELDGFAVCAGSCGPGHVHLINGVYEAHKSHVPMLVIASTIPSDEMGMDYFQETNTIKLFDDCSHYNQMITRPEQVQRTLQTAIQHAISKKGVSVIGLPGDVSELDAEEGSTSAQIFRTHPVIRPSDEELKVLATLINQSKKVTLYCGIGAGAASAEVIELSKFLKAPVGYSFRGKMAIQPNNPNEVGLTGLLGFPSAYHAMHEADLVILLGTDFPYQKFMPVKNKIVQIDESPERLGRRAKLELGLAGDVKETIKALLPLLEEKTDIHFLNEQLAFYEKVKENQLSYVKDFGKEDAIQPEYVAHTLDQLAKKDAIFTVDTGMCCVWGARFITGTGERKMLGSFNHGSMANAMPMAIGASLAHPGREVIAMCGDGGLSMLLGDMATIFQYKLPVKLIVFNNRTLGMVKLEMEVGGMPDNETDMINPDFAMVAQAMGYPGKNVHKPEEVEDAIKECLAYNGPYLLNIFTNPNALALPPKIDFGQVMGMTKSMAQLMLGGKMEEVLETVKTNYKHIKGLL
- a CDS encoding MFS transporter; translated protein: MSASLKRFYIIAWVFGLVFYFLDYVVRSAPAVMIPELVSNFSTTELKLVSLIGTYYYTYSTCSLIAGIALDKFGGKKSLFAGALILGVGCLLFLASSYTGGVAGRLLQGAGCAFAFPGCVYLASKGFSSKSLATAVGFTQCIGMLGGTAGQFVVGPWVEEGINIDTFWLWSGIITVITAFCLFFVIPGEKQAEVSSGEDVKKVGYLEPYRIVFKNPQSWLCGLISGLLFAPTTIFAMTWGVAFFEKDKGFVFHDAAITSAMVAFGWVFGCPVLGFITDKIGRRKPVLMGGAILMILSFLQLVYLPELYPAKISMFIFGLGSGAAMIPYSIIKEANPDYVKGSATGAINFITFGVTTLVSPIFSRWFGKSLEASSGEMHFQYSILFWIAGIVLAVLISLMLKETGSKAQIQPLNT
- a CDS encoding energy transducer TonB — translated: MKAFTLFIALLIANFTFAQQDVEDRDDNPITENNKNLLKIDIKEPLLQIAVKNCTDFKPAAFEGGVTVYKETLKKFMYDYLNSDFYVLNGNFTFTLTIDKSGKVTNIEGTPKVANSAYFFDDMKYVVRRIKKIWTPASCNGQPVTSQIKLKMNLSSITTDL
- a CDS encoding energy transducer TonB; translation: MKKYLLLLPLLLISIKGLSQNTGPTEVASYTQKAEFPGGDDAFRKQFMDMLYAYVDTQSYAINGKVTFIINIAPDGKMNRLDMVPKIKNSEMFIDDVKYAMKKIKGKWKPAMKDTAPVDSKIIVKVNFSTNGYDHD
- the miaB gene encoding tRNA (N6-isopentenyl adenosine(37)-C2)-methylthiotransferase MiaB codes for the protein MQEKYIDETKQGEAFAIAEKPENSKKLFLESYGCQMNFSDSEIVASILNEQGYNTTLKVEEADLILLNTCSIREKAEQTVRMRLAQFKNLKKERPSMTVGVLGCMAERLKTKFLEEEQLVDLVVGPDAYRDLPNLLKETEDGRDAINVILSKEETYADINPVRLGGNGVTAFVTITRGCDNMCTFCVVPFTRGRERSRDPHSIIEECKNLLENGYKEITLLGQNVDSYLWYGGGPKKDFAKASEMQKATAVDFAQLLDSVAKAVPEMRIRFSTSNPQDMSLDVFRMIAKHDNICKYVHLPVQSGSNNMLLAMNRQHTREEYLDLIKKAKEIVPDISFSQDMIIGFCDETEEDHQDTLSLMKEVEYDYGYMFAYSERPGTPAHKKMEDNIPFEVKQKRLNEVIELQRELSRKRMETYVGRIHQILIEGTSRKNQNQWKGRNSQNAVCVFDVLEGQKIGDIVNVFVYDNTQGTLLGRTAE
- a CDS encoding tetratricopeptide repeat protein, whose product is MEKFQRYYLSFLLLIVYTNTIAQVNCNAVEGENCKKACELYNWASDRQGNWESQEAFDKAIGLCPDFSNAYMEKAVPYLKNGDFVTWKILIDKAVAVDPKMHLGYRGWCKFQFLRDYTGAVQDLEELKKYYPEDLGRSLNGDYHLDVVKAMSYSALGQKEKAVGIIERLLVSRGYFKGMYDHYQLGVTYFELGRYDKASENFEKQSKEYDFAENIYFKSKVSKIRNKDYLDLKKLALATYDEGKTMKDVYTHHFNKVYRKQIEQL